DNA from Fibrobacter sp. UWP2:
TACCGGCAAGTACATCAAGATTTTGGACGCCGACGACTACGCCGTTACCGAGAATCTCGAAAAGCTGGTGCTCTTTTTAAGCCAAAGCGACGTAGACCTGGTCATCACCAACTTTCAAAAAGTCAACGAGCGCGGTGAAATTTTTGAATCGTCAAAATTCTATGCGCAGCCCGATACGGAGCTCAATTTTTCGGCAATCGACCCCAAGAAGACCATGGAAATGCACATGGTCACCTACAAAACCGAAAACCTGCGGGCGTTGGGGTACACCCAGACCGAAAAAATATCGTACACCGACCAAGAATGGATTTTTATGCCCATGGTCACGGTCCAAAAATTCTACTACCTCGACATTACCGTGTACAACTACCTGTGGGGTCGAGAAGGCCAAACAATGGATGCCGCGGTCTACCTCAAATCGCAAACGCAGCTAATGATAGTGTGCCTTGCCATGATCCGCGAATACAAGAACTGCGAAACAGACTTTACCCACAAGGCCTACCTCACGGAGCGCCTGTACAAAAACTTAAAACGCATTTACCGAACGGCACTCGTCGACAACCCCGACGTGGACCTGCAACCGCTCATCGCTTTTGACGGCCTATTAAAAAGGCAGAGCCGCGACGCCTATAAGCTCGTAAGCCGCTGCAAGCTCCGCGGTCGCTACCCCTACATTTGGGTATGGCGCTTGCTCAAATACAAACGCACCCCCTCCCTGATCAAGTATTTTTTATGAACCTGGAACAAGAGACTCGCAACGGCTACACCGTCACCGCCCAAATGAAAAAAGTCTGGACGGTTCAAATGGACATGGTGAAAAAGCTGATTGACGTGT
Protein-coding regions in this window:
- a CDS encoding glycosyltransferase family A protein, giving the protein MNKALTIIIPTYNMEKYLDKCLRSLVIEKSDTLALLEVLVVIDGATDKSLEIANQYQETHPETFRVIEKPNGNYGSCINRGLKEATGKYIKILDADDYAVTENLEKLVLFLSQSDVDLVITNFQKVNERGEIFESSKFYAQPDTELNFSAIDPKKTMEMHMVTYKTENLRALGYTQTEKISYTDQEWIFMPMVTVQKFYYLDITVYNYLWGREGQTMDAAVYLKSQTQLMIVCLAMIREYKNCETDFTHKAYLTERLYKNLKRIYRTALVDNPDVDLQPLIAFDGLLKRQSRDAYKLVSRCKLRGRYPYIWVWRLLKYKRTPSLIKYFL